From a region of the Odontesthes bonariensis isolate fOdoBon6 chromosome 2, fOdoBon6.hap1, whole genome shotgun sequence genome:
- the LOC142391645 gene encoding 5-hydroxytryptamine receptor 1D isoform X2, with protein sequence MDDFEGSRSLVEAAVFNSSWTEAAEGRLSERAQLLLEILIVLMCLGAVTASALTLAAIALDRYYSIMDCLRYSSRCTLWRTCAVVLWIWLQALAISSPPLLGWSSVSYVVPMYSCAVNWSISPSYTTCVAALSYLIPTAVILFCYANIVKVARSHARRIHTLEDSVQRSRNPCASFTPGDASHQHCGSPWRLNYHINGEFMSQASTEERDVNPVPPEATQQSTAASRLLFSFRSWNSLQPPVQSSQQHHHGVRRLLLVISGFLLCWTPYISVALAQATTALVPPFAITFSYWLVLLNSDINPLLYALLSKRFQSALQGLWKKMRAHLGSVVGRGEDVRNSDPCTLSTPHPSSQSSKESLTCDNSKYSSSIFTVSAGFKCHSENYVCKVCHGEHASSSSVRQDAGGDKRHNLQVPARPQEGSRLPFSALTNEPEATFIFGQITVSVQHDVC encoded by the exons ATGGATGACTTCGAAGGTTCCAGATCCCTCGTTGAGGCTGCAGTGTTCAACTCGAGTTGGACTGAGGCCGCAGAGGGCAGGTTGTCTGAGAGGgcccagctgctcctggagaTTCTTATTGTGCTCATGTGTTTGGGAGCTGTGACAG CTTCTGCACTGACACTAGCTGCCATCGCTCTGGACCGATACTATTCCATCATGGATTGCCTCCGCTACAGCTCTCGCTGCACCCTGTGGAGGACATGCGCTGTGGTCCTGTGGATCTGGCTGCAGGCCCTGGCCATCAGCAGCCCTCCTTTGCTGGGCTGGAGCTCTGTCAGCTATGTGGTACCCATGTATAGTTGTGCGGTCAACTGGTCCATAAGTCCAAGCTACACCACCTGCGTGGCTGCTCTGTCCTACCTCATACCTACTGCGGTGATCCTCTTCTGCTATGCGAACATTGTCAAGGTGGCCCGCAGCCACGCCAGGAGGATCCACACACTGGAGGACTCTGTCCAGCGCAGCAGGAATCCATGCGCTAGTTTCACTCCCGGGGATGCATCTCACCAGCACTGTGGGAGCCCCTGGAGACTTAACTACCACATAAATGGAGAGTTTATGTCTCAAGCCAGTACAGAGGAGAGGGATGTCAACCCTGTGCCTCCTGAGGCTACACAACAGAGCACCGCTGCATCCAGGTTGTTGTTCTCTTTTCGGTCTTGGAACAGCTTGCAGCCACCTGTTCAAAGCTCCCAGCAGCACCACCATGGAGTGAGGCGCCTCCTCCTGGTCATCTCGGGGTTCCTACTCTGCTGGACGCCCTACATAAGCGTGGCTCTGGCTCAGGCCACAACAGCGCTCGTCCCACCCTTTGCCATTACCTTCTCCTACTGGCTGGTGCTGCTGAACTCTGATATCAATCCCCTCCTGTATGCGCTGCTTAGCAAGCGTTTCCAGAGTGCTCTTCAGGGACTTTGGAAAAAAATGAGAGCTCATCTGGGGAGTGTGGTGGGCAGAGGAGAGGATGTCAGGAACAGTGACCCCTGCACTCTGTCCACCCCCCATCCCAGTTCACAATCCAGCAAAGAGAGTTTGACTTGTGACAACTCAAAGTATTCCTCCTCCATTTTCACTGTTAGTGCTGGCTTTAAATGTCATTCTGAGAACTATGTGTGTAAAGTGTGTCACGGTGAAcatgcctcctcctcctccgtaaGGCAAGATGCTGGTGGTGACAAGAGACACAATCTGCAGGTCCCTGCTCGGCCACAAGAGGGAAGCAGGTTACCTTTCTCTGCTTTGACTAATGAGCCGGAGGCCACTTTTATCTTTGGACAGATTACAGTGAGCGTGCAGCATGATGTTTGTTAG
- the LOC142391645 gene encoding 5-hydroxytryptamine receptor 1D isoform X3: protein MNLAISDLLVGIGVMPFVALSIMEHRWVDCTDLCLFVGYTSSVYLTASALTLAAIALDRYYSIMDCLRYSSRCTLWRTCAVVLWIWLQALAISSPPLLGWSSVSYVVPMYSCAVNWSISPSYTTCVAALSYLIPTAVILFCYANIVKVARSHARRIHTLEDSVQRSRNPCASFTPGDASHQHCGSPWRLNYHINGEFMSQASTEERDVNPVPPEATQQSTAASRLLFSFRSWNSLQPPVQSSQQHHHGVRRLLLVISGFLLCWTPYISVALAQATTALVPPFAITFSYWLVLLNSDINPLLYALLSKRFQSALQGLWKKMRAHLGSVVGRGEDVRNSDPCTLSTPHPSSQSSKESLTCDNSKYSSSIFTVSAGFKCHSENYVCKVCHGEHASSSSVRQDAGGDKRHNLQVPARPQEGSRLPFSALTNEPEATFIFGQITVSVQHDVC from the exons ATGAACTTGGCCATCAGTGACCTCTTGGTGGGCATTGGAGTCATGCCTTTTGTTGCTCTGTCCATCATGGAACACAGATGGGTGGACTGCACA gacctctgtttgtttgttggttaCACCTCCTCTGTGTACCTCACAGCTTCTGCACTGACACTAGCTGCCATCGCTCTGGACCGATACTATTCCATCATGGATTGCCTCCGCTACAGCTCTCGCTGCACCCTGTGGAGGACATGCGCTGTGGTCCTGTGGATCTGGCTGCAGGCCCTGGCCATCAGCAGCCCTCCTTTGCTGGGCTGGAGCTCTGTCAGCTATGTGGTACCCATGTATAGTTGTGCGGTCAACTGGTCCATAAGTCCAAGCTACACCACCTGCGTGGCTGCTCTGTCCTACCTCATACCTACTGCGGTGATCCTCTTCTGCTATGCGAACATTGTCAAGGTGGCCCGCAGCCACGCCAGGAGGATCCACACACTGGAGGACTCTGTCCAGCGCAGCAGGAATCCATGCGCTAGTTTCACTCCCGGGGATGCATCTCACCAGCACTGTGGGAGCCCCTGGAGACTTAACTACCACATAAATGGAGAGTTTATGTCTCAAGCCAGTACAGAGGAGAGGGATGTCAACCCTGTGCCTCCTGAGGCTACACAACAGAGCACCGCTGCATCCAGGTTGTTGTTCTCTTTTCGGTCTTGGAACAGCTTGCAGCCACCTGTTCAAAGCTCCCAGCAGCACCACCATGGAGTGAGGCGCCTCCTCCTGGTCATCTCGGGGTTCCTACTCTGCTGGACGCCCTACATAAGCGTGGCTCTGGCTCAGGCCACAACAGCGCTCGTCCCACCCTTTGCCATTACCTTCTCCTACTGGCTGGTGCTGCTGAACTCTGATATCAATCCCCTCCTGTATGCGCTGCTTAGCAAGCGTTTCCAGAGTGCTCTTCAGGGACTTTGGAAAAAAATGAGAGCTCATCTGGGGAGTGTGGTGGGCAGAGGAGAGGATGTCAGGAACAGTGACCCCTGCACTCTGTCCACCCCCCATCCCAGTTCACAATCCAGCAAAGAGAGTTTGACTTGTGACAACTCAAAGTATTCCTCCTCCATTTTCACTGTTAGTGCTGGCTTTAAATGTCATTCTGAGAACTATGTGTGTAAAGTGTGTCACGGTGAAcatgcctcctcctcctccgtaaGGCAAGATGCTGGTGGTGACAAGAGACACAATCTGCAGGTCCCTGCTCGGCCACAAGAGGGAAGCAGGTTACCTTTCTCTGCTTTGACTAATGAGCCGGAGGCCACTTTTATCTTTGGACAGATTACAGTGAGCGTGCAGCATGATGTTTGTTAG
- the LOC142391645 gene encoding 5-hydroxytryptamine receptor 1D isoform X1 — MDDFEGSRSLVEAAVFNSSWTEAAEGRLSERAQLLLEILIVLMCLGAVTGNILVIVIVAATKTLHSVTSVLIMNLAISDLLVGIGVMPFVALSIMEHRWVDCTDLCLFVGYTSSVYLTASALTLAAIALDRYYSIMDCLRYSSRCTLWRTCAVVLWIWLQALAISSPPLLGWSSVSYVVPMYSCAVNWSISPSYTTCVAALSYLIPTAVILFCYANIVKVARSHARRIHTLEDSVQRSRNPCASFTPGDASHQHCGSPWRLNYHINGEFMSQASTEERDVNPVPPEATQQSTAASRLLFSFRSWNSLQPPVQSSQQHHHGVRRLLLVISGFLLCWTPYISVALAQATTALVPPFAITFSYWLVLLNSDINPLLYALLSKRFQSALQGLWKKMRAHLGSVVGRGEDVRNSDPCTLSTPHPSSQSSKESLTCDNSKYSSSIFTVSAGFKCHSENYVCKVCHGEHASSSSVRQDAGGDKRHNLQVPARPQEGSRLPFSALTNEPEATFIFGQITVSVQHDVC, encoded by the exons ATGGATGACTTCGAAGGTTCCAGATCCCTCGTTGAGGCTGCAGTGTTCAACTCGAGTTGGACTGAGGCCGCAGAGGGCAGGTTGTCTGAGAGGgcccagctgctcctggagaTTCTTATTGTGCTCATGTGTTTGGGAGCTGTGACAG GGAATATTCTTGTCATTGTTATTGTGGCTGCAACCAAGACCCTCCACTCGGTGACATCAGTACTAATCATGAACTTGGCCATCAGTGACCTCTTGGTGGGCATTGGAGTCATGCCTTTTGTTGCTCTGTCCATCATGGAACACAGATGGGTGGACTGCACA gacctctgtttgtttgttggttaCACCTCCTCTGTGTACCTCACAGCTTCTGCACTGACACTAGCTGCCATCGCTCTGGACCGATACTATTCCATCATGGATTGCCTCCGCTACAGCTCTCGCTGCACCCTGTGGAGGACATGCGCTGTGGTCCTGTGGATCTGGCTGCAGGCCCTGGCCATCAGCAGCCCTCCTTTGCTGGGCTGGAGCTCTGTCAGCTATGTGGTACCCATGTATAGTTGTGCGGTCAACTGGTCCATAAGTCCAAGCTACACCACCTGCGTGGCTGCTCTGTCCTACCTCATACCTACTGCGGTGATCCTCTTCTGCTATGCGAACATTGTCAAGGTGGCCCGCAGCCACGCCAGGAGGATCCACACACTGGAGGACTCTGTCCAGCGCAGCAGGAATCCATGCGCTAGTTTCACTCCCGGGGATGCATCTCACCAGCACTGTGGGAGCCCCTGGAGACTTAACTACCACATAAATGGAGAGTTTATGTCTCAAGCCAGTACAGAGGAGAGGGATGTCAACCCTGTGCCTCCTGAGGCTACACAACAGAGCACCGCTGCATCCAGGTTGTTGTTCTCTTTTCGGTCTTGGAACAGCTTGCAGCCACCTGTTCAAAGCTCCCAGCAGCACCACCATGGAGTGAGGCGCCTCCTCCTGGTCATCTCGGGGTTCCTACTCTGCTGGACGCCCTACATAAGCGTGGCTCTGGCTCAGGCCACAACAGCGCTCGTCCCACCCTTTGCCATTACCTTCTCCTACTGGCTGGTGCTGCTGAACTCTGATATCAATCCCCTCCTGTATGCGCTGCTTAGCAAGCGTTTCCAGAGTGCTCTTCAGGGACTTTGGAAAAAAATGAGAGCTCATCTGGGGAGTGTGGTGGGCAGAGGAGAGGATGTCAGGAACAGTGACCCCTGCACTCTGTCCACCCCCCATCCCAGTTCACAATCCAGCAAAGAGAGTTTGACTTGTGACAACTCAAAGTATTCCTCCTCCATTTTCACTGTTAGTGCTGGCTTTAAATGTCATTCTGAGAACTATGTGTGTAAAGTGTGTCACGGTGAAcatgcctcctcctcctccgtaaGGCAAGATGCTGGTGGTGACAAGAGACACAATCTGCAGGTCCCTGCTCGGCCACAAGAGGGAAGCAGGTTACCTTTCTCTGCTTTGACTAATGAGCCGGAGGCCACTTTTATCTTTGGACAGATTACAGTGAGCGTGCAGCATGATGTTTGTTAG